The proteins below are encoded in one region of Amycolatopsis magusensis:
- a CDS encoding MFS transporter: MGESTSVFGNRNFRLLWFGETASKFGSTITTLSVPLVAVYLLDAGPFVLGLLEAVAWLPWLLFGLPAGAIIDRMPKRPVLITCDVVSLALLVSVPLAHVLDVLTLPHLMLTAFGVGVSNVFFMTAYQPFLPSIVPETQLQSANSKLQGSESAVQVIGPGSAGLLAQLFSPVIGVAIDAGTFLASLVCIRAIKATEPPVQRKEERSLLRDVASGIKFITGDKILRVTTSFSACFNLAGFVSHAVLVLFLLHNLKQPAGAVGVLLAASGAGGIIGAFVAPWVAKRFGTARGLLICYSLSGPCSLLMAFAQPGWLMVIFVLGGIGAAMFTVSANVIGSTFRQRYVPREYLGRVVSAARMAVYGTIPLGALIGGVLGDRVGVRETMIVSGFAVCAAALILLCSNIRKLRDFPVKAEPVSVAD; encoded by the coding sequence ATGGGCGAATCGACGAGTGTGTTCGGCAACCGGAACTTCCGTTTGCTGTGGTTCGGTGAGACGGCGAGCAAGTTCGGCTCGACGATTACGACGCTTTCCGTTCCCCTGGTGGCGGTCTACCTCCTGGACGCCGGTCCTTTCGTACTCGGCCTGCTGGAGGCCGTGGCGTGGCTGCCCTGGCTGCTTTTCGGCCTCCCGGCGGGCGCCATCATCGACCGGATGCCCAAGCGCCCAGTGCTCATCACCTGCGACGTGGTCTCCCTCGCCTTGCTCGTCAGCGTCCCCCTCGCCCACGTCCTGGACGTTCTGACACTGCCGCACCTGATGCTGACCGCTTTCGGTGTCGGTGTCTCGAATGTCTTCTTCATGACCGCCTATCAGCCGTTCCTCCCGTCGATCGTGCCCGAGACGCAACTGCAGAGCGCGAACTCGAAGCTGCAAGGCAGCGAGTCGGCGGTACAGGTGATCGGGCCCGGGTCCGCCGGGCTGCTCGCGCAACTGTTCTCCCCGGTCATCGGTGTGGCGATCGACGCCGGCACCTTCCTTGCCTCCCTGGTGTGCATCCGGGCCATCAAGGCCACTGAGCCGCCAGTGCAACGCAAAGAGGAACGCTCACTCCTTCGCGACGTCGCGAGTGGGATCAAGTTCATCACCGGGGATAAAATCCTCCGGGTGACCACGTCATTCTCGGCGTGCTTCAACCTGGCGGGATTCGTCTCTCACGCAGTGCTGGTGCTGTTCCTGCTGCACAACCTGAAGCAACCGGCAGGCGCGGTAGGCGTGCTCCTGGCCGCATCCGGTGCGGGCGGGATCATCGGGGCTTTTGTTGCGCCGTGGGTCGCGAAACGGTTCGGGACGGCCCGCGGGCTGCTCATTTGCTACTCATTGTCCGGGCCGTGCAGTTTGCTCATGGCTTTCGCGCAGCCGGGATGGCTGATGGTCATCTTCGTGCTCGGCGGCATCGGTGCGGCCATGTTCACCGTGTCGGCGAATGTCATAGGCAGCACGTTCCGGCAACGGTACGTGCCGCGGGAGTACCTGGGTCGCGTCGTATCAGCGGCGCGGATGGCCGTCTATGGAACGATTCCGCTCGGCGCGCTCATCGGCGGGGTGCTCGGCGACCGCGTCGGGGTGCGGGAAACGATGATCGTGTCCGGGTTCGCGGTGTGCGCGGCGGCGTTGATCCTGCTGTGCAGCAACATCCGCAAGCTCCGAGACTTCCCGGTGAAAGCGGAGCCAGTCTCGGTGGCCGACTGA
- a CDS encoding class I SAM-dependent methyltransferase: protein MKGYDAETYGRAIAEDYDRRFADRAAEASAAAAALRRLCGSGPALEIGVGTGHVAEALAAGGCQIAGVDSSEEMLTIARKKAVRNLALCRHDVTAAPFPGDYALVYCVFMTFFMIGDNDAQKRFLRFAADALAPGGRLVLETFVPMESRLGGWTSRVRVGDLTAESVTLVASRIDTEKQVLENQEISFRDGKVELVPAQFYYHTPAQLDEMASAVGLRLAQRWSDWSGGEMTADSPRAISVYEGSSAAHGTSR from the coding sequence GTGAAAGGCTACGACGCCGAAACCTACGGTCGCGCCATCGCCGAGGACTACGACCGCAGATTCGCCGACAGAGCCGCCGAAGCGAGTGCCGCGGCCGCGGCACTGCGACGGCTTTGCGGCAGCGGGCCCGCGCTGGAGATCGGCGTCGGCACCGGGCACGTCGCCGAAGCGCTCGCGGCCGGCGGCTGCCAGATCGCCGGGGTGGATTCGAGCGAGGAGATGCTGACGATCGCCAGGAAGAAGGCGGTACGCAACCTCGCCCTCTGCCGCCACGACGTGACGGCGGCACCGTTCCCCGGCGACTATGCCCTGGTGTACTGCGTTTTCATGACCTTCTTCATGATCGGCGACAACGACGCGCAGAAGCGCTTCCTCCGCTTCGCCGCCGACGCGCTAGCGCCGGGCGGCAGGCTCGTCTTGGAAACCTTCGTGCCGATGGAATCGCGCTTGGGAGGGTGGACCAGCCGCGTCCGCGTCGGTGACCTCACCGCGGAGTCGGTCACCCTGGTCGCCTCGCGCATCGACACGGAAAAGCAAGTGCTGGAAAACCAGGAAATCTCGTTTCGGGACGGCAAGGTCGAACTCGTCCCGGCGCAGTTCTACTACCACACTCCGGCCCAGTTGGACGAGATGGCGAGTGCGGTCGGTTTACGCTTGGCCCAGCGGTGGAGTGACTGGTCCGGTGGCGAGATGACCGCTGATTCACCCAGGGCGATCTCGGTGTACGAGGGGTCTTCGGCAGCCCACGGAACATCACGGTAG
- a CDS encoding tetratricopeptide repeat protein gives MLAEVGAEYQGIKTTLSTLLSVGQDGLPEAFVAGARILLAEGNIGDALAWCTTAVEAGVDEAYVVGTEVLLRARMTERAHVWAATAADKNLPASLLLVGDAYARVRMDDLAFATYRQAAETGCHIAYKSGAELAARRGAADDLRGWYRQAVRHAVAPPLQRIVSLLVAEGFHDHAIAFVFETTDAADVAAIAPIIPSLIERDRIGSAVDRVVTATGWSESYVSMQLADVVIDAGETTVAAALYRAAAAGGYRPAYEAGGKALLKADRPLLAIELLTAGLQADVAGVESPLAIAYAATRQFDRALDLMDRQLQRGDPSAAAFVLATWTRAGTRSTTTASKFMKSPYVRPHSDIGADKGPGRPNAKNLSKAIGLLQRAVTLHDQASMIVLAQHLELADQYTEALAMLAKATVCGVPDAREHLEAQLEHCQVDAGMDIRKYGLTSESMPATEWTVHRFPAAKGILDAW, from the coding sequence GTGCTCGCCGAGGTCGGCGCGGAATACCAAGGGATCAAGACCACTCTATCAACGCTTCTCTCGGTGGGCCAGGACGGACTGCCCGAGGCATTTGTAGCCGGGGCCCGGATTCTGCTCGCCGAAGGAAACATCGGCGATGCCCTGGCGTGGTGCACGACAGCTGTTGAGGCTGGTGTCGACGAGGCTTACGTCGTAGGAACCGAGGTCCTGCTCCGGGCACGGATGACCGAACGAGCTCACGTGTGGGCAGCCACAGCGGCCGACAAGAACCTACCCGCATCCTTACTGCTGGTCGGCGATGCTTACGCGCGGGTACGAATGGATGACCTAGCCTTCGCGACCTATCGCCAAGCCGCGGAAACCGGCTGCCACATCGCCTACAAGTCCGGCGCTGAACTCGCCGCTCGCCGCGGCGCCGCAGACGATCTCCGCGGCTGGTATCGCCAGGCAGTCCGGCACGCCGTGGCACCTCCACTGCAACGGATCGTCTCTTTGCTCGTCGCTGAGGGGTTTCACGACCACGCCATCGCCTTCGTGTTCGAGACAACCGATGCAGCGGACGTCGCTGCTATCGCGCCGATCATTCCCAGCCTGATCGAACGTGATCGCATAGGCAGCGCAGTGGACAGAGTCGTCACCGCTACCGGCTGGAGTGAAAGCTACGTTTCGATGCAGTTGGCTGACGTAGTCATCGACGCAGGCGAAACGACTGTAGCTGCTGCCCTGTACCGCGCCGCGGCCGCTGGCGGATATCGGCCCGCCTATGAAGCCGGTGGTAAGGCGTTACTCAAAGCAGATCGTCCTTTGCTGGCGATCGAGCTGCTGACGGCAGGCCTCCAGGCTGATGTCGCGGGTGTCGAGTCACCGCTCGCGATCGCCTATGCTGCCACCAGGCAATTCGATCGAGCGCTCGACCTCATGGATAGACAACTGCAGCGAGGGGACCCCTCTGCTGCAGCGTTCGTCCTCGCCACCTGGACACGAGCAGGAACCAGGAGCACAACGACCGCTAGCAAATTCATGAAGAGCCCCTACGTTCGGCCACACAGCGACATTGGCGCCGACAAAGGGCCAGGAAGACCAAATGCGAAGAACTTATCGAAAGCGATCGGCTTACTCCAGCGTGCCGTGACGCTTCATGATCAAGCATCAATGATTGTTCTCGCTCAGCATCTCGAGTTGGCCGACCAATATACAGAAGCGTTGGCGATGCTCGCTAAGGCAACCGTATGCGGAGTACCGGACGCACGCGAACACCTCGAAGCTCAACTTGAACACTGTCAGGTAGACGCAGGTATGGATATCCGAAAATACGGTCTTACCAGTGAAAGTATGCCTGCCACCGAGTGGACGGTTCACCGATTCCCGGCCGCGAAGGGGATACTCGACGCATGGTGA
- a CDS encoding methyltransferase domain-containing protein encodes MTVPDTAQGVSALREELSSAGLLPAEFGPLLEALPREYFVPDQIWVSRRPIDRRTDLAGWREAVYANRSLVTQYDDGRTHWPEVGDLPTCSASQPSVVLNMLKELDLSAGHTVLEIGTGTGLNAALIAELVGPTGQVTTMEVDRRIAEHAERRLQAAEVANVTVIPRDATFGWDDHAPFDRVIATAAVPLGRVPYAWIEQTRAGGHVIVPIRTPLTAGPLVRFTVHGDGTATGVRLPMGVAFMESRSHRSPQPPATLPDWEQDGTDESVTTTVPWPLLGTPSSRWALAVALGSCRYEIEPSSDARPYKLAWLLDPLSGSWASVVPLGEGKYRVRQSGPRRLWDEAEAVRRWYVDHGEPAITSWTWTITPESQSISPRTA; translated from the coding sequence GTGACCGTTCCGGACACCGCGCAGGGCGTTAGCGCCTTGCGCGAGGAGCTGAGCTCGGCGGGGTTACTGCCGGCCGAGTTCGGCCCCCTTCTCGAAGCCTTACCGCGGGAGTACTTCGTTCCCGACCAGATCTGGGTCAGCCGCCGACCGATCGACCGCAGGACCGACCTCGCCGGGTGGCGCGAGGCGGTCTACGCGAACCGGTCGCTCGTCACCCAGTACGACGATGGCCGCACGCACTGGCCCGAGGTCGGCGACCTGCCGACCTGTTCGGCGTCCCAACCCTCGGTCGTGCTCAACATGCTCAAGGAACTGGACCTGTCCGCAGGCCATACGGTGCTCGAGATCGGAACCGGCACCGGCCTGAACGCCGCGCTCATCGCTGAACTGGTCGGACCCACGGGGCAGGTGACCACGATGGAGGTGGACCGCAGGATCGCCGAACACGCCGAGCGCAGACTCCAGGCCGCCGAGGTCGCCAACGTGACGGTCATTCCCCGCGACGCCACCTTCGGTTGGGACGATCACGCACCGTTCGACCGTGTCATCGCCACCGCGGCAGTCCCGCTCGGTCGCGTGCCCTACGCCTGGATCGAGCAGACCCGGGCAGGGGGGCACGTCATCGTCCCGATCCGCACGCCGCTGACGGCCGGGCCGCTGGTGCGGTTCACCGTCCACGGTGATGGCACCGCCACTGGAGTGAGACTGCCCATGGGCGTGGCCTTCATGGAGTCGCGGTCCCACCGCAGCCCTCAGCCGCCCGCAACTCTGCCAGACTGGGAGCAGGACGGAACCGACGAGTCTGTCACCACCACGGTCCCGTGGCCCTTGCTCGGCACGCCCTCGTCACGGTGGGCACTGGCCGTCGCGCTCGGGTCGTGCCGCTACGAGATCGAGCCCAGCAGCGACGCGCGCCCGTACAAGCTTGCCTGGCTGCTCGATCCCCTCTCCGGCTCCTGGGCATCGGTGGTGCCCCTCGGCGAGGGCAAGTACCGCGTCCGGCAGTCCGGACCCCGCCGCCTCTGGGACGAGGCCGAAGCAGTACGCCGCTGGTACGTGGACCACGGCGAGCCCGCCATCACCAGCTGGACCTGGACCATCACGCCCGAGAGCCAAAGTATCTCCCCCAGGACGGCGTGA
- a CDS encoding transposase, protein MRLVPDELWALVEPLVPEFRARPQGGGTAPLPARAVFTAVVYVLTSGCSWRDLPRSFGVPFQTAHRRFSQWTKAGLWRQLHHAVLDELGGCGLIDWSRVIVDAAAVRAKRGDR, encoded by the coding sequence ATGCGATTGGTCCCGGACGAGTTGTGGGCGCTGGTCGAGCCGTTGGTTCCGGAGTTCCGGGCTCGTCCGCAGGGTGGCGGGACAGCGCCGCTGCCGGCTCGTGCGGTGTTCACCGCGGTCGTGTATGTGCTGACCAGTGGGTGTTCGTGGCGGGATCTGCCGCGGTCGTTCGGAGTGCCGTTCCAGACCGCGCATCGCCGTTTCAGTCAGTGGACCAAGGCCGGGTTGTGGCGCCAGCTTCATCACGCGGTACTGGACGAACTGGGTGGCTGCGGGTTGATCGACTGGTCCCGCGTCATCGTCGATGCGGCCGCCGTGCGGGCGAAAAGGGGGGATCGCTGA
- a CDS encoding alpha/beta fold hydrolase: protein MFTVPVRGGQLAACSWGEGPPDCLAIHGASMSHRSWAGVARQSHGKSRVGSLIALDLRGRGRSVGKLRKRRLAQYADDCAAVLRSVCSTAATGPVTVAGHSSGGFVALVLAHRHPELVRRLVLVDGGPPRPKPADFEASANPENITSPAAKRLSMRFADHEAYRQYWHDHPAITSWNEVIEDFVDYDLVPAEDGGYRSSVSWDAIRGDAEDIFLGKDLPAAWANLKHPAILVRAERGMLNQATPYYPDISAVETRIPVVTVPSSNHYSIVLEPEPAGVVASYLEPHRDTVHANPVDGKGSRQ, encoded by the coding sequence ATGTTCACGGTGCCCGTCCGTGGCGGGCAGCTCGCCGCGTGCTCGTGGGGCGAGGGGCCGCCGGACTGCCTGGCGATCCACGGCGCGAGCATGTCCCACCGGTCGTGGGCGGGAGTCGCACGTCAATCCCACGGCAAGAGCCGTGTGGGGAGCCTGATCGCCCTCGATCTGCGAGGGCGTGGCCGCAGCGTCGGCAAGTTGAGAAAGCGCAGGCTGGCCCAGTACGCCGACGATTGCGCCGCCGTGCTCCGCTCCGTGTGCTCGACCGCGGCAACCGGTCCGGTGACTGTCGCCGGTCACTCATCCGGCGGCTTCGTCGCGCTGGTCCTGGCCCATCGGCACCCCGAACTGGTCCGGCGGCTGGTACTGGTCGACGGCGGCCCGCCGCGACCGAAGCCGGCGGACTTCGAGGCGTCGGCGAATCCGGAGAACATCACCTCACCTGCGGCGAAACGACTGTCCATGCGGTTCGCCGATCACGAGGCCTACCGGCAGTACTGGCACGATCATCCGGCGATCACCTCCTGGAACGAGGTGATCGAGGACTTCGTCGACTACGACCTGGTCCCGGCCGAGGACGGGGGATACCGGAGCAGCGTGTCCTGGGACGCGATCCGGGGCGACGCCGAGGACATTTTCCTTGGCAAGGACCTGCCCGCCGCCTGGGCGAACCTGAAGCACCCGGCGATTCTCGTGCGAGCCGAACGCGGAATGCTGAACCAGGCAACACCGTATTATCCGGACATTTCGGCGGTGGAAACACGCATTCCGGTCGTCACGGTTCCATCGTCGAATCACTATTCGATAGTTCTTGAGCCGGAACCGGCCGGGGTGGTGGCCTCGTATCTGGAGCCGCACCGGGACACGGTCCACGCCAATCCGGTCGACGGGAAGGGATCCAGGCAGTGA
- a CDS encoding IS5 family transposase (programmed frameshift) has translation MILAVVDRLSLRLVPDELWALVEPLIPAFEPRPQGGGTAPLDARAVFTAIVYVLTSGCAWRDLPPSFGVPFQTAHRRFGQWTEAGLWRRLHHAILDELGSQGLLDWSRAIVDGACVRAKKGGSLTGPSPVDRGKPGSKIHVLSERGGLPLTVAISAANTNDSAALKPLVKAIPAIKSRRGPRRRKPGKLHADKAYDHADLRRWVRDRGITVRIARKGIESNDKLGKHRWVIERTMAWLTGYRRLTLRYERKATHFLAFLTLGAALTCHKRLRKHTT, from the exons ATGATCTTGGCTGTGGTTGATCGGTTGTCGTTGCGGTTGGTGCCGGATGAGTTGTGGGCGCTGGTGGAGCCGTTGATTCCGGCGTTCGAGCCGCGCCCGCAGGGTGGTGGCACGGCGCCGCTGGACGCGCGTGCGGTGTTCACCGCGATCGTGTACGTGCTGACCAGCGGGTGTGCGTGGCGGGATCTGCCGCCGTCGTTCGGGGTGCCATTCCAAACCGCGCACCGTCGCTTCGGCCAGTGGACTGAAGCTGGGCTGTGGCGACGGCTGCATCATGCGATCCTGGACGAACTCGGTAGCCAGGGCCTGCTCGACTGGTCCCGCGCGATCGTGGACGGTGCCTGCGTACGGGCCAAAAAAG GGGGATCTTTGACCGGTCCGAGTCCAGTGGATCGGGGCAAACCCGGTTCGAAGATCCACGTGCTGTCCGAACGAGGCGGCCTACCCCTGACGGTCGCGATCTCCGCGGCGAACACCAACGACTCTGCCGCCCTCAAACCTCTGGTCAAGGCCATCCCGGCGATCAAGTCCCGGCGCGGACCGCGCCGGCGCAAGCCCGGCAAGCTCCACGCTGACAAGGCCTATGATCACGCCGACCTCCGTCGCTGGGTCCGCGACCGAGGCATCACCGTCCGCATCGCCCGCAAAGGCATCGAATCCAACGACAAGCTCGGCAAACACCGATGGGTGATCGAACGCACGATGGCCTGGCTGACCGGATACCGGCGCCTAACCCTGCGCTACGAACGCAAAGCCACCCACTTCCTCGCCTTCCTCACCCTCGGAGCAGCACTCACCTGCCACAAGAGACTCCGCAAACACACGACATGA
- a CDS encoding JmjC domain-containing protein, with translation MALTEVDISTTDRQSEGCPPEPSRGNHDVLSAIIDPARLAEVWGKRRFRHRGADWLTGSLIDVDTVDHLLASRLLRVSHLWLIRNGQTVPPSSYVRVGSEVTARSEGKSRSDVSRVLKLASEGSPDPERVAAFIARGATMTLNYADEYVPAIGDFCRGLEADLGLRTSVNLFITPPGARGFNLHSDPHDIFVVQLHGRKSWEIHPTPWEIDTEAGASVQTHTFEAGDVFYMPEGTRHMARTEDSFSMHMAIQFKVPSQARVLEQALAGVVSAQVASVTGQSDRTPAFAAESAGPLAEITEKRIGELLGSLSHEAVRDAVGGYFHKLLQPARRGGRGAFKAIAAADDIGAHTPLTVMAPIMGIEQDGDGRLRLDTADRSVSVPSWLEPALRHLAAAAAFTPADLGQHVDPHAALVLCRRLAREGILAADRGH, from the coding sequence GTGGCACTGACTGAAGTCGACATCTCCACAACCGACCGCCAGTCCGAAGGCTGCCCGCCGGAACCGTCCCGCGGAAACCACGACGTGCTTTCGGCGATCATCGACCCCGCGCGACTTGCCGAGGTGTGGGGCAAGCGCCGGTTCCGGCACCGTGGCGCGGACTGGCTGACGGGTTCCCTCATCGACGTGGACACCGTCGACCATCTGCTCGCCTCGCGCCTGCTCCGGGTGTCGCACCTGTGGCTTATCCGCAACGGCCAGACGGTGCCGCCCTCGTCGTATGTCCGAGTCGGGTCCGAGGTCACCGCGCGCAGCGAGGGCAAGTCGCGGTCGGACGTCTCGCGCGTGCTCAAACTGGCATCCGAGGGAAGCCCTGACCCCGAACGGGTCGCCGCCTTCATCGCCAGGGGCGCCACGATGACGCTGAACTACGCCGACGAGTACGTGCCGGCGATCGGTGATTTCTGTCGTGGCCTCGAGGCCGACCTGGGCCTGCGTACCAGCGTCAACCTGTTCATCACCCCACCCGGCGCCCGCGGTTTCAACCTGCACTCGGACCCGCACGACATCTTCGTGGTGCAACTTCATGGCCGGAAGAGCTGGGAAATCCACCCCACGCCCTGGGAGATCGACACCGAAGCCGGTGCCTCGGTGCAGACGCACACGTTCGAGGCCGGCGACGTCTTCTACATGCCGGAGGGTACCCGCCACATGGCACGCACGGAGGACTCCTTCTCCATGCATATGGCCATTCAGTTCAAGGTCCCGAGCCAGGCGCGGGTGCTCGAACAAGCGCTGGCCGGTGTCGTCTCCGCCCAGGTGGCCTCAGTGACGGGCCAGAGTGACCGGACACCGGCCTTCGCGGCCGAGTCGGCTGGACCGCTCGCCGAGATCACCGAGAAGCGGATCGGTGAACTGCTCGGATCCTTGTCACACGAGGCGGTACGCGATGCCGTGGGTGGCTACTTCCACAAGCTCCTGCAGCCGGCCAGGCGGGGCGGGCGAGGCGCGTTCAAGGCCATCGCCGCCGCCGACGACATCGGCGCGCACACGCCGTTGACCGTGATGGCTCCGATCATGGGAATCGAACAAGACGGCGACGGCCGTCTCAGACTCGACACGGCCGACCGGTCGGTGTCGGTGCCGTCCTGGCTGGAACCAGCGCTGCGGCACCTCGCAGCCGCTGCCGCGTTCACCCCCGCCGATCTCGGTCAGCACGTCGACCCGCACGCGGCGCTCGTGCTCTGCCGCCGCCTTGCCCGGGAGGGTATCCTCGCTGCCGACCGCGGACACTAG
- a CDS encoding IS5 family transposase, protein MAPASSRGTGRTGWLRVDRLVPRHRRCGRRAGEKGGSLTGPSPVDRGKPGSKIHVLSEGAGLPLVVGVSAANTNDAYALKPLVKAIPAIRSRRGPCRRKPGKLHADKAYDHADLRAWVHRRGIQVRIARKGIDTSEKLGRHRWVIERTISWLTGYRRLTIRYERNANHFLAFLTLAATLTCFKKLRKTTT, encoded by the coding sequence GTGGCGCCAGCTTCATCACGCGGTACTGGACGAACTGGGTGGCTGCGGGTTGATCGACTGGTCCCGCGTCATCGTCGATGCGGCCGCCGTGCGGGCGAAAAGGGGGGATCGCTGACCGGGCCGAGTCCGGTGGACCGCGGCAAGCCCGGCTCGAAGATCCATGTCCTGTCCGAGGGGGCGGGGCTACCCCTTGTTGTTGGTGTTTCGGCTGCGAACACCAACGATGCCTACGCGCTCAAGCCATTGGTGAAGGCGATTCCTGCGATCCGATCCCGTCGCGGACCGTGCCGCCGCAAGCCCGGCAAGCTGCACGCGGACAAGGCCTACGACCACGCTGACTTACGTGCCTGGGTTCACCGGCGCGGTATCCAGGTGCGCATCGCCCGCAAAGGCATCGATACCAGCGAGAAGCTCGGCCGACACCGCTGGGTGATCGAACGAACAATCTCCTGGCTCACCGGTTACCGACGACTCACCATCCGCTACGAACGCAACGCCAACCACTTCCTCGCCTTCCTCACCCTCGCCGCCACCCTGACCTGCTTCAAGAAGCTCCGCAAAACCACCACATGA